One genomic window of Providencia hangzhouensis includes the following:
- a CDS encoding AlpA family phage regulatory protein, protein MISHTQTMKILRLPAVIAKIGIKRATIYDWLNPKSKRYDPTFPKQRQLGKQSVGWVELELDEWLLQREIATA, encoded by the coding sequence ATGATATCCCACACTCAAACTATGAAAATCCTGCGTCTTCCAGCTGTTATAGCTAAAATTGGCATCAAAAGAGCGACGATATATGACTGGCTCAACCCAAAGTCAAAACGCTATGACCCCACTTTTCCAAAGCAGCGGCAGTTAGGAAAACAGTCTGTTGGCTGGGTAGAATTAGAACTTGATGAATGGCTTCTTCAACGCGAGATAGCTACTGCCTGA
- a CDS encoding type I restriction-modification system subunit M, whose amino-acid sequence MTNNNFSSTAAFLWSVADLLRGDFKQSQYGRIILPFTLLRRLECVLAATKADVLAKYDAVKSMPIEAQDKLLTHAAQLSFYNTSKMDLNRLGETGVANNLQNYIQSFSPNAREIFEHFDFFNTIDKLEEADLLYKVAKRFATTDLHPDTISNYGMGLVFEELIRRFAESSNETAGEHFTPRDIVELTTSLLFTNEEELTSSGLVRSIYDPTAGTGGFLSSGMEYVHKLNEKASLSAFGQELNPESYAICKADMLIKGQKVDNIKLGNTLSNDQLRNDKFDYMLSNPPFGVDWKKIQKYITDEHTQKGFEGRFGAGLPRVSDGSLLFLMHLISKMRPESEGGSRIGIILNGSPLFTGGAGSGESEIRRYILENDLLEAIVALPTDMFYNTGIATYIWVLSNHKPTARKGKVQLINASKERAKTGGRGRSGGSEVEGDDENVFYAAMRRSLGSKRKELTEEAIETIVQTYGQFVENDFSKIFDYKAFGYRRITVERPLKLAIFPKDAIRLEALQADSVWQKMDEPIQQTILDALASFEGEKYLSRDKFLKQLKSKLVDVKLSAVQLKLIVKHLGEYDDEAEVCKAKGQIEANPDLRDNENVPLTENITDYFAREVLPHVPDAWIDKSKLDPKDGDVGIVGYEIPFNRHFYVYEPPRALEEIDAELDAISAEIMQLLNEVHS is encoded by the coding sequence ATGACTAATAACAATTTCTCTTCAACAGCGGCATTTCTATGGTCAGTAGCTGACCTGTTACGTGGTGACTTCAAGCAATCTCAATACGGACGCATCATTCTCCCTTTCACTCTGCTAAGACGCTTAGAGTGTGTGCTTGCTGCTACAAAGGCTGATGTTCTGGCTAAATACGACGCAGTAAAATCAATGCCGATTGAAGCGCAGGACAAACTACTTACCCATGCTGCGCAGTTAAGTTTTTATAACACCTCAAAAATGGATTTGAACCGTCTTGGTGAAACTGGTGTAGCAAATAATCTTCAGAACTACATTCAATCATTTAGCCCAAATGCCCGTGAGATTTTTGAGCACTTCGACTTTTTCAATACCATTGATAAATTGGAAGAAGCCGATCTGCTTTATAAAGTTGCAAAACGTTTTGCGACTACCGATCTTCACCCTGACACCATTAGCAACTACGGTATGGGTTTAGTGTTTGAGGAGCTTATTCGACGCTTTGCCGAAAGCTCGAATGAAACAGCAGGGGAACACTTTACCCCAAGAGATATTGTTGAGCTGACAACGTCATTGCTTTTCACTAACGAAGAAGAGTTAACCAGCTCGGGTTTAGTTCGCTCAATTTACGACCCTACTGCAGGAACAGGTGGCTTCTTATCGTCTGGTATGGAGTATGTCCACAAACTCAATGAGAAAGCCTCTTTATCTGCATTCGGTCAAGAGCTGAACCCAGAGTCATACGCAATCTGTAAAGCAGATATGCTGATTAAGGGGCAGAAGGTCGATAACATCAAGCTGGGCAATACCTTATCGAATGACCAGCTCCGCAATGATAAGTTTGACTATATGCTATCTAATCCGCCCTTTGGTGTGGATTGGAAGAAAATCCAAAAATACATCACTGATGAACATACCCAAAAAGGTTTTGAAGGCCGCTTTGGTGCGGGCTTACCACGAGTGTCTGATGGTTCATTACTGTTTTTGATGCACCTGATTAGTAAAATGCGCCCTGAAAGTGAAGGTGGTTCACGTATTGGTATCATCCTGAATGGTTCACCACTTTTTACTGGCGGAGCTGGTAGCGGTGAGAGTGAAATTAGACGCTATATTCTGGAAAATGACTTACTCGAAGCGATTGTGGCATTGCCTACTGATATGTTCTACAACACGGGTATTGCCACTTATATTTGGGTGTTATCTAACCATAAGCCAACTGCTCGCAAAGGCAAGGTTCAATTAATTAATGCGTCAAAAGAACGCGCTAAAACAGGCGGGCGCGGGCGTAGTGGTGGCAGTGAAGTCGAAGGCGATGATGAAAACGTGTTTTATGCAGCCATGCGTAGATCACTAGGTAGTAAACGTAAAGAACTGACAGAAGAAGCGATTGAGACAATTGTGCAAACATACGGTCAGTTTGTAGAAAATGATTTTAGTAAAATCTTTGATTACAAAGCATTTGGCTATCGACGAATTACGGTTGAACGTCCACTGAAATTAGCTATTTTCCCGAAAGATGCTATACGCCTCGAAGCTCTGCAAGCAGATAGTGTTTGGCAGAAAATGGATGAACCCATTCAACAAACTATTCTTGACGCGCTAGCGTCATTTGAAGGCGAAAAATATTTGTCTCGTGATAAATTCCTCAAGCAGCTAAAAAGCAAGCTGGTGGATGTTAAACTAAGCGCAGTACAACTAAAACTGATTGTCAAACACCTTGGTGAGTACGACGATGAAGCTGAAGTGTGCAAAGCCAAAGGCCAGATTGAAGCTAACCCTGATTTACGCGACAACGAAAACGTACCACTCACTGAAAATATTACTGATTATTTTGCTCGAGAAGTTCTGCCACACGTACCGGATGCGTGGATTGATAAAAGCAAGCTGGACCCGAAAGATGGTGACGTGGGTATAGTGGGTTATGAAATTCCGTTCAATCGCCATTTCTATGTTTATGAGCCACCGAGAGCATTAGAAGAGATTGATGCGGAGTTGGATGCGATATCAGCTGAGATTATGCAATTGCTTAATGAGGTGCATTCATAA
- a CDS encoding restriction endonuclease subunit S: MAGRYKVYPEYKEYNSAWFDFLPSHWQSVSLKWTSHLYSGGTPSKDNLSFWENGSIPWLNSGAVNQSLIEKPSAFITRDAFNNSSAKWIPKESLVMALAGQGKTKGMVAQLAIDSTCNQSMAAIVPSKDISSRFLFWWLTSNYQKIRNMAGGDLRDGLNLELLGSISSPIFDRKEQQKIANFLDHETAKIDTLIAKQEKLIELLKEKRQAVISNAVTKGLNPDVPMKDSGVEWLGEVPEHWDMKRLKYIGEARNGLTYSPDDVVTQEEGVLVLRSSNIQGARLSFSDNVYVNMDIPIRIRTKENDLLICSRNGSRQLIGKNALITKEAVDMAFGAFMVVFRSKLNPYLYWVLNSPLFEYQSGSFLTSTINQLTISNLESMEIPLPPECEQEEIKSYLIKKSEYFDDLTSKTLQKINLLKERKTALISAAVTGKIDVRDWQPKGIQE, from the coding sequence ATGGCGGGGCGCTATAAGGTATATCCTGAGTATAAGGAGTACAACTCAGCGTGGTTCGACTTTCTCCCAAGTCATTGGCAGTCAGTTAGCTTGAAGTGGACTTCACACCTTTATTCAGGTGGAACACCAAGTAAAGACAATTTATCGTTCTGGGAAAATGGTTCAATTCCTTGGTTAAACTCTGGCGCAGTGAACCAAAGCCTAATTGAAAAACCATCAGCATTTATTACTAGAGATGCTTTTAATAATAGTAGTGCTAAGTGGATTCCAAAAGAATCGTTGGTAATGGCTTTAGCTGGTCAAGGAAAGACTAAAGGAATGGTTGCTCAACTAGCTATTGATTCTACGTGTAATCAGTCAATGGCAGCTATTGTTCCAAGTAAGGATATATCTTCTCGCTTTTTATTTTGGTGGCTAACTAGCAATTATCAAAAAATTCGAAACATGGCTGGAGGGGATCTGAGGGATGGTCTCAACTTAGAGCTACTAGGAAGTATCAGTTCTCCTATTTTCGACCGTAAAGAACAACAAAAAATCGCTAATTTCCTCGATCATGAAACAGCCAAGATAGACACTTTAATAGCTAAGCAAGAAAAATTGATTGAGCTGTTAAAAGAAAAACGCCAAGCGGTGATTTCTAACGCTGTGACCAAAGGACTTAACCCAGATGTACCAATGAAAGACTCAGGCGTGGAATGGTTGGGTGAAGTACCGGAACATTGGGATATGAAAAGGTTGAAGTATATTGGTGAAGCGAGAAACGGGCTTACTTATTCGCCTGATGATGTTGTTACTCAGGAGGAGGGCGTTTTAGTTTTAAGATCTTCAAATATCCAAGGTGCGAGATTAAGTTTTTCTGATAATGTTTACGTCAATATGGATATTCCTATTCGTATTAGAACCAAAGAAAATGACTTGCTAATTTGTTCAAGGAACGGCAGCAGGCAACTTATCGGTAAAAATGCACTAATTACAAAAGAGGCTGTTGATATGGCTTTTGGTGCATTTATGGTTGTTTTCAGAAGTAAGTTAAATCCTTATTTATATTGGGTATTAAACTCCCCATTGTTTGAATACCAATCTGGCTCATTTTTAACATCCACTATAAATCAATTGACGATCAGCAATCTTGAAAGTATGGAGATTCCTCTTCCTCCAGAATGTGAACAAGAAGAGATCAAAAGCTATCTTATCAAGAAAAGTGAGTACTTTGATGATTTAACCAGTAAGACACTTCAAAAAATTAACTTATTGAAAGAACGTAAAACAGCTCTTATCTCAGCCGCAGTTACAGGAAAAATTGATGTACGTGATTGGCAACCAAAAGGAATTCAAGAATGA